In a genomic window of Rhinopithecus roxellana isolate Shanxi Qingling chromosome 2, ASM756505v1, whole genome shotgun sequence:
- the S100P gene encoding protein S100-P, protein MPVRHFLGPASPQEEGGSESSTMTELETAMGMIIDVFSRYSGSEGSTQTLTKGELKVLMEKELPGFLQSGKDKNAVDKLLKDLDANGDAQVDFSEFIVFVAAITSACHKYFEKAGLK, encoded by the exons ATGCCAGTGCGACATTTTCTCGGCCCTGCCAGTCCCCAGGAGGAAGGTGGGTCTGAATCCAGCACCATGACGGAACTGGAGACAGCCATGGGCATGATCATAGACGTCTTTTCCCGATATTCAGGCAGCGAGGGCAGCACGCAGACCCTGACCAAGGGGGAGCTCAAGGTGCTGATGGAGAAGGAGCTACCCGGCTTCCTGCAG AGTGGAAAGGACAAGAACGCCGTGGATAAATTGCTCAAGGACCTGGACGCTAATGGAGACGCCCAGGTGGACTTCAGCGAGTTCATCGTGTTCGTGGCTGCAATCACGTCTGCTTGTCACAAGTACTTTGAGAAGGCAGGACTCAAATGA
- the BLOC1S4 gene encoding biogenesis of lysosome-related organelles complex 1 subunit 4, with protein sequence MEASSSDSGAPPEGLAEEAEHQGAAWSGDSGTVSQSHSSASGPWEDEGAEDGAPGRDLPLLRRAAAGYAACLLPGAGARPEVEALDASLEDLLTRVDEFVGMLDMLRGDSSQVVSEGVPRIHAKAAEMRHIYSRINRLEAFVRMVGGRVARMEEQVTKAEAELGTFPRAFKKLLHTMNVPSLFSKSAPSRPQQAGYEAPVLFRTEDYFPCCSERPQL encoded by the coding sequence ATGGAGGCGAGCTCCTCAGATAGCGGAGCGCCGCCCGAGGGGCTGGCGGAAGAGGCCGAGCATCAGGGCGCCGCCTGGAGCGGGGACAGTGGCACTGTGTCCCAGAGCCACAGCAGCGCCTCGGGGCCGTGGGAGGATGAGGGCGCGGAGGACGGTGCGCCGGGCCGCGACCTGCCGCTGCTTCGCCGCGCCGCTGCGGGCTATGCCGCCTGCCTGCTGCCCGGGGCCGGGGCGCGGCCCGAGGTCGAGGCCCTGGACGCGAGCCTGGAGGACCTGCTCACCAGAGTGGACGAGTTCGTGGGCATGCTGGACATGCTTCGCGGCGACTCGTCCCAAGTCGTCAGCGAGGGCGTGCCGCGCATCCACGCGAAGGCCGCCGAGATGCGGCACATCTACAGCAGGATCAACCGGCTGGAGGCCTTCGTGAGGATGGTGGGCGGCCGCGTGGCCAGGATGGAGGAGCAGGTCACCAAGGCCGAGGCCGAGCTGGGCACTTTCCCCAGGGCGTTCAAGAAGCTCCTGCACACGATGAACGTGCCCTCGCTCTTTAGCAAATCAGCTCCCTCGAGGCCACAGCAAGCCGGCTACGAAGCCCCCGTCCTGTTTCGGACCGAAGACTACTTCCCTTGTTGTAGTGAAAGGCCTCAGCTCTGA
- the MRFAP1L1 gene encoding MORF4 family-associated protein 1-like 1, translating to MRPLDIDEVEAPEEVEVLEPEEDFEQFLLPVINEMREDIASLIREHGRAYLRTRSKLWEMDNMLIQIKTQVEASEESALNHVQHPSGEADERVSELCEKAEEKAKEIAKMAEMLVELVWRIERSESS from the coding sequence ATGCGGCCCCTGGACATAGACGAGGTGGAAGCGCCTGAGGAAGTAGAGGTGCTGGAGCCGGAGGAGGATTTCGAGCAGTTCCTGCTCCCGGTCATCAACGAGATGCGCGAGGACATCGCGTCTCTTATACGCGAGCACGGGCGGGCGTACCTGCGGACCAGGAGCAAGCTGTGGGAGATGGACAATATGCTTATCCAGATCAAAACGCAGGTGGAGGCCTCGGAGGAGAGCGCCCTCAATCACGTGCAGCACCCAAGTGGCGAAGCCGACGAGAGAGTGTCGGAGTTGTGCGAGAAGGCTGAGGAGAAAGCCAAGGAGATTGCGAAGATGGCAGAGATGCTGGTCGAGCTCGTCTGGCGAATAGAGAGAAGCGAGTCTTCTTGA